Proteins encoded in a region of the Ruegeria sp. AD91A genome:
- a CDS encoding glutathione S-transferase family protein has translation MGLLVEGKWHDTWYDTKSTGGAFKRSAAQFRNWLTADGEAGPSGKGEFKAEPGRYHLYVSYACPWAHRTLIFRELKGLNDLISVSVVHPDMLDKGWTFETDGHGATGDDLYGLNYAHQIYTKADPAYTGRVTVPILWDKQQETIVSNESSEIIRMFNSAFNGITGNTDDYWPEAMRDEIEEVNGRIYSDVNNGVYKSGFATSQAAYDAAVGPLFDTLDWLEDRLARNRYLMGDRITEADWRLFTTLIRFDPVYHLHFKCNKRRLIDYTNLWAYTRELYQWPGVAPTVNMTHIVRHYHYSHDSINPYRIIPVNPVLDYAEPHRRDQRPAA, from the coding sequence ATGGGCCTGTTGGTCGAAGGAAAATGGCACGACACTTGGTATGATACCAAATCCACGGGCGGTGCATTCAAGCGCAGCGCCGCGCAGTTTCGCAATTGGTTGACAGCTGACGGCGAGGCAGGGCCATCAGGCAAAGGCGAGTTCAAGGCGGAACCCGGGCGCTATCACCTCTATGTCAGCTACGCTTGCCCCTGGGCGCATCGCACCCTGATTTTTCGCGAGTTGAAAGGGCTGAACGATCTGATTTCAGTCTCGGTCGTACATCCGGACATGCTGGACAAAGGCTGGACCTTTGAAACAGACGGCCATGGCGCGACGGGCGACGATCTCTATGGGCTGAACTATGCTCACCAGATCTATACCAAAGCCGATCCAGCCTATACGGGCCGCGTGACCGTGCCGATCCTATGGGACAAGCAGCAGGAAACCATTGTCTCGAACGAAAGCTCGGAAATCATCCGCATGTTCAATTCGGCCTTCAACGGGATCACCGGCAATACCGATGATTACTGGCCCGAAGCGATGCGCGATGAAATCGAAGAGGTCAACGGGCGCATCTACTCAGACGTCAACAACGGCGTGTACAAGTCCGGCTTTGCCACCTCGCAAGCGGCCTACGACGCCGCAGTGGGTCCTTTGTTCGACACGCTGGACTGGCTGGAAGACCGTCTGGCCCGGAACCGTTACCTGATGGGGGATCGGATCACCGAGGCTGACTGGCGGCTGTTTACGACGCTGATCCGCTTTGACCCGGTCTATCACCTGCACTTCAAATGCAACAAACGGCGTCTGATCGATTACACGAATCTATGGGCCTATACGCGTGAACTGTACCAATGGCCCGGCGTGGCCCCCACCGTGAACATGACCCATATCGTGCGCCACTATCACTACAGCCATGACAGCATCAATCCATACCGGATCATTCCGGTGAACCCGGTGCTGGATTACGCAGAACCGCACCGCCGCGATCAGCGCCCAGCTGCGTAG
- a CDS encoding threonine-phosphate decarboxylase, whose protein sequence is MSTSDQDLDPRTVRDHGGGLDRAIAQYGGQRTDWIDLSTGINPHTYPVSGLTAADWAELPDHGAFERLSGAARRFWDVPHRASILPAPGASAVIARLPALTAAGTVQITPPTYNEHAAAFSAQGWNVQTKGPGDARVIVHPNNPDGYIWQESDVSAPLTVIDESFGDVMPDKSLIHLADRPGVILLKSFGKFWGLAGMRLGFAIGRPDLINRLNDLTGPWSVSGPALRVGTQALEDTDWANATRKRLADEATRLDLLLTARGAKVAGGTSLFRLYKVDDASRWQEQLAQNHIWSRIFPYSETYLRLGLPPANGWDRLEVAL, encoded by the coding sequence ATGAGCACATCGGATCAAGACCTGGATCCACGCACGGTTCGCGACCACGGCGGCGGGCTGGACAGGGCGATTGCACAATACGGCGGGCAACGCACCGACTGGATCGATCTGTCTACCGGCATCAATCCGCATACCTATCCTGTTTCGGGCCTGACTGCCGCTGACTGGGCTGAGTTACCGGATCACGGGGCTTTTGAACGGCTGAGCGGTGCCGCACGCCGGTTCTGGGACGTGCCGCACCGAGCATCGATCCTGCCCGCACCGGGAGCATCGGCGGTCATCGCGCGTCTTCCCGCGCTAACTGCGGCGGGTACGGTACAGATCACGCCGCCCACCTATAACGAACACGCCGCCGCCTTTTCGGCACAGGGGTGGAATGTTCAAACAAAAGGGCCGGGTGACGCCCGCGTGATCGTCCATCCGAACAATCCCGACGGGTATATCTGGCAGGAAAGCGACGTCTCAGCGCCACTTACCGTTATTGATGAAAGCTTTGGCGACGTCATGCCGGACAAGTCCTTGATCCATCTGGCAGACCGCCCCGGCGTGATCTTGCTGAAGAGTTTTGGCAAGTTCTGGGGGCTGGCCGGGATGAGACTGGGATTCGCCATCGGACGACCGGACTTGATCAACCGGCTGAACGATCTGACTGGGCCATGGTCGGTTTCAGGCCCTGCCTTGCGGGTTGGCACACAGGCCCTTGAAGATACGGATTGGGCGAACGCCACGCGTAAGCGACTGGCAGACGAGGCCACTCGGCTGGATTTGCTGTTGACGGCCAGAGGAGCCAAGGTCGCTGGCGGCACAAGCCTGTTCCGATTGTACAAGGTCGATGATGCCTCCCGCTGGCAGGAACAGCTGGCACAGAACCATATCTGGAGCCGCATCTTCCCCTACTCCGAAACCTATCTGCGCCTCGGTTTGCCTCCTGCGAACGGGTGGGACCGGCTGGAGGTCGCGCTGTGA
- the cbiB gene encoding adenosylcobinamide-phosphate synthase CbiB, with protein sequence MSLGLMLVCAMCLDAALGEPDWLWSRIKHPAVVIGNLIGWLDKRLNHGAARRAKGVGVLVLLVCGAWGLGWALSLLGPVVEILVCAILLAQKSLVAHVRAVGKGLMASLAEGRTQVARIVSRDTQDMTEAQVARSAIESAAENLSDGVIAPAFWFLVAGLPGLLAYKAVNTADSMIGYRNEKYRDFGWASARFDDLLNLIPARLTCVMIVALSGQRSRWRVIVADARRHISPNAGWPEAAMARALNVALAGPRSYDGQLRDLAWVNGDAPREIGASEVFRACHMLWSVWGLALGLVSVWVVVKLIF encoded by the coding sequence GTGAGCCTTGGCCTGATGCTGGTCTGTGCCATGTGTCTTGACGCAGCGCTGGGAGAACCCGACTGGCTCTGGTCGCGTATCAAACATCCGGCGGTAGTGATCGGAAACCTGATTGGCTGGCTGGATAAACGTCTGAATCACGGGGCCGCACGTCGGGCAAAAGGGGTGGGTGTGCTTGTCCTGCTGGTTTGCGGCGCATGGGGGCTTGGATGGGCTTTGTCCCTGCTGGGGCCAGTTGTCGAAATCCTGGTCTGCGCGATCCTGCTGGCGCAAAAATCGTTGGTCGCGCATGTTCGCGCCGTGGGCAAAGGGCTGATGGCCTCGCTGGCAGAGGGACGGACGCAGGTGGCCAGGATCGTCTCGCGCGATACACAGGACATGACCGAGGCGCAGGTGGCACGCTCAGCCATCGAAAGCGCCGCAGAAAACCTTAGCGACGGTGTCATCGCGCCTGCTTTCTGGTTTCTGGTCGCGGGGTTGCCGGGGCTGCTGGCCTATAAGGCGGTAAATACCGCCGACAGCATGATCGGGTATCGCAATGAAAAATACCGCGACTTCGGCTGGGCCTCGGCCCGGTTCGATGATCTGCTGAACCTGATCCCTGCCCGTCTGACCTGTGTGATGATCGTGGCACTCTCTGGACAGCGGTCGCGCTGGCGCGTGATTGTGGCGGATGCACGTCGCCATATCTCGCCCAACGCAGGCTGGCCCGAGGCCGCCATGGCCCGCGCGCTGAACGTCGCCCTCGCTGGTCCGCGCAGCTATGACGGGCAGCTACGGGATCTGGCCTGGGTCAATGGCGATGCCCCGCGCGAGATCGGGGCGTCAGAGGTTTTTCGCGCATGTCACATGTTGTGGAGCGTTTGGGGGCTTGCGCTTGGGCTCGTGTCAGTGTGGGTTGTGGTCAAACTGATATTCTGA
- a CDS encoding response regulator transcription factor encodes MKVLIVESNPDLGRVWKRHLERQGAEVTLVETQEAAILALYGTDFEIIVLDLVLETGSALAVADFASYRRPQARVIFVTNTTFFSDGSIFAHSPNACAYVQSETPPEDLAAMVEHYAAGR; translated from the coding sequence ATGAAAGTTCTGATTGTTGAGAGTAATCCCGACCTAGGTCGGGTCTGGAAAAGGCATCTGGAACGGCAAGGCGCCGAGGTCACGCTGGTCGAGACGCAGGAGGCCGCCATTCTGGCGCTATACGGCACGGATTTCGAAATCATCGTGCTGGATCTGGTTCTGGAAACCGGAAGTGCTCTGGCTGTGGCCGATTTTGCCAGCTATCGCCGCCCCCAGGCGCGGGTGATCTTTGTCACCAACACCACCTTCTTCTCGGATGGATCAATCTTTGCCCACAGTCCGAATGCCTGTGCTTATGTGCAAAGCGAAACACCGCCAGAGGATCTGGCGGCGATGGTTGAACACTACGCAGCTGGGCGCTGA
- a CDS encoding lytic murein transglycosylase produces the protein MRFLSGLIAAALFASPALAQCGGDFNSFVKGLKAEAKQQGFEKSTVNAFFKGVQQDGAVLKADRAQGVFQKPFIEFSRRLISANRIERGQAMSRKYDAVFGRIKREYGISRGVLLAFWAFETDYGSFQGDFNTRNALVTLAHDCRRPDLFRPQIFAAIELYQNGDFDPARTTGAWAGEIGMVQMLPRDILENGVDGDGDGHVRLKTSAPDALMSGAKMLSHLGWRAGEPWLQEVTVPAQMDWSLSGPGKPRSVADWQAMGVQARSGSLANLPASLILPQGHNGPAFLAYPNFDVYFEWNQSFVYVMTAAYFGTRLEGAQIYDAGNPAQGLNGAQMKQLQSKLQTKGYDVGKVDGILGAGTRAAVQAEQKRLGLPADAWPTVDLLNRL, from the coding sequence ATGCGTTTTCTTTCCGGCCTTATCGCCGCTGCCCTGTTTGCCTCTCCTGCCTTGGCCCAATGTGGCGGTGACTTCAATTCTTTTGTCAAAGGGCTAAAGGCCGAGGCCAAACAACAAGGCTTTGAAAAATCCACCGTGAACGCTTTTTTCAAAGGCGTGCAGCAGGATGGCGCCGTGCTGAAGGCCGACCGGGCGCAGGGAGTGTTTCAGAAGCCCTTCATCGAGTTTTCCCGTCGTCTGATCTCGGCCAACCGTATCGAACGCGGGCAAGCGATGTCGCGCAAATACGATGCGGTATTTGGCCGGATCAAGAGGGAATACGGCATCTCGCGTGGGGTGTTGCTGGCTTTCTGGGCGTTCGAGACCGATTACGGATCGTTTCAGGGCGACTTCAACACCCGAAACGCACTGGTGACTTTGGCCCATGACTGCCGTCGGCCCGACCTGTTCCGCCCCCAAATCTTTGCAGCTATCGAGCTATATCAGAACGGTGATTTCGACCCGGCCCGTACAACTGGCGCATGGGCCGGTGAAATCGGTATGGTCCAGATGCTGCCGCGGGATATTCTGGAAAACGGTGTCGATGGTGACGGCGACGGGCATGTCCGTCTGAAAACCTCGGCCCCCGATGCGCTGATGTCCGGGGCCAAGATGCTGTCGCATCTGGGCTGGCGAGCAGGCGAACCCTGGCTACAGGAGGTCACGGTGCCCGCGCAGATGGATTGGTCGCTATCCGGCCCCGGCAAGCCCCGTTCGGTGGCGGATTGGCAGGCCATGGGCGTTCAGGCGCGCAGCGGGTCGCTGGCGAACCTGCCCGCCTCGCTGATCCTGCCACAGGGGCACAACGGCCCGGCCTTTCTGGCCTATCCGAACTTCGACGTCTATTTCGAATGGAACCAGAGCTTTGTTTATGTAATGACCGCCGCCTATTTCGGTACACGTCTGGAAGGGGCGCAGATTTACGATGCCGGCAATCCCGCACAAGGTCTGAACGGGGCGCAGATGAAGCAGCTGCAAAGCAAGCTTCAGACCAAAGGGTATGACGTTGGCAAGGTCGACGGGATCCTTGGGGCTGGCACCAGAGCGGCCGTGCAGGCGGAACAGAAGCGGCTTGGCCTGCCGGCCGACGCATGGCCGACAGTGGATCTGCTAAACCGGCTTTAA